Proteins encoded within one genomic window of Brenneria nigrifluens DSM 30175 = ATCC 13028:
- the pfkB gene encoding 6-phosphofructokinase II: MPQIFTLTLAPSLDCATTTPRIYPEGKLRCTAPVFEPGGGGINVARAVVHLGGEARAIFPIGGPTGEHLAELLEQEGVATETLHTQDWTRQNLHVHADNSAEQFRFVMPGARLAASEFNQLAELILKIPAGSLLVISGSLPPGCDVEKLAHLVKQAQGGGLSCIVDSSGAALQACLQLGGLALVKPNQNELSALIGHPLESPDDVYNAAAELVRNGAAERVVVSLGPQGALAIDRKDCIQAVPPPVKKMSTVGAGDSMVGAMALKLAAGAGLGDMVRYGVAAGTAATLNQGTRLCAKDDTQRLYEYICQSKALSA, from the coding sequence ATGCCGCAGATTTTTACGCTCACCCTTGCCCCTTCTCTGGATTGCGCCACAACCACGCCTAGAATTTACCCTGAAGGAAAACTACGCTGCACGGCTCCGGTGTTCGAACCCGGAGGCGGCGGCATTAATGTTGCCCGGGCCGTTGTCCATCTGGGGGGAGAAGCCCGGGCAATTTTTCCGATTGGCGGTCCTACCGGCGAGCACCTGGCCGAGTTGCTCGAACAGGAAGGCGTCGCCACCGAAACGCTGCACACGCAGGACTGGACGCGGCAGAACCTGCACGTTCACGCCGATAATAGCGCTGAACAGTTCCGTTTTGTGATGCCCGGCGCCAGGCTGGCGGCAAGCGAGTTCAACCAGTTGGCCGAACTGATATTGAAGATCCCCGCGGGTTCGCTATTGGTCATCAGCGGCAGCCTGCCGCCCGGTTGCGACGTCGAGAAGCTGGCCCATCTGGTGAAACAGGCCCAGGGCGGCGGGTTAAGCTGTATCGTCGATAGCTCCGGCGCCGCACTGCAAGCCTGCCTGCAACTGGGGGGACTGGCGCTGGTGAAACCTAATCAGAATGAGCTGTCGGCCCTGATTGGACACCCGCTGGAAAGCCCGGATGACGTCTATAACGCGGCGGCTGAACTGGTGCGCAACGGCGCGGCTGAGCGAGTGGTGGTGTCGCTGGGTCCACAGGGAGCATTGGCAATCGACCGTAAAGACTGCATCCAGGCCGTTCCGCCGCCGGTGAAGAAAATGAGCACCGTCGGCGCGGGGGACAGCATGGTCGGCGCCATGGCATTAAAGCTGGCTGCCGGCGCCGGACTGGGCGATATGGTGCGCTATGGCGTCGCCGCCGGGACAGCGGCGACGCTGAACCAAGGCACGCGTCTGTGCGCGAAAGACGATACGCAGCGCCTGTATGAGTATATTTGCCAGAGTAAGGCATTATCCGCGTAA
- a CDS encoding chaperone modulator CbpM yields the protein MMAAEMTFTVVELCQSVNISQDELIEVVGLGVIAPLEPDKPRWVFDYDAVSCLRRARRLQAELDLDWSGIAMTLTLLDRIDELKKENEQLRRHLDRFLLSS from the coding sequence ATGATGGCTGCAGAAATGACATTTACCGTGGTGGAACTGTGTCAGTCAGTAAATATCTCTCAGGACGAGCTGATTGAAGTCGTCGGGCTGGGCGTTATTGCGCCGTTGGAGCCGGATAAACCACGCTGGGTTTTTGATTATGATGCGGTGAGCTGCCTGCGCCGCGCACGGCGGCTACAGGCCGAGCTGGATCTGGACTGGTCGGGCATTGCAATGACGCTGACCTTGCTGGATAGAATCGACGAACTCAAGAAAGAGAATGAGCAGTTGCGCCGGCATCTTGATCGCTTTTTGCTCTCGTCATAA
- the cbpA gene encoding curved DNA-binding protein, with amino-acid sequence MEFKDYYAALEVDPSADLKTIKTAYRRLARKYHPDVSSEQNAESKFKEVAEAYEVLKDSERRAEYDELRLHRNDPRFSEPPPNYGGREQAWQGSSPGGTHDFSDFFEAIFGARAGAGQRASAHAPHRGRGQDFEMEVPLFLEETLVEQTRPISYRLPVYDELGRQTKEITKTLNVKIPAGVGNGERIRLKGQGSAGVGGGPNGDLFLIIRIAPHPLFDIDGHDLHIVVPLAPWEAALGATIEVPTLTGKIALTVPPGSQSGKRLRIKGKGLVGKKGEGDMYATLKVVMPPKPDEKASALWKQLAEQAAFNPRDGWE; translated from the coding sequence ATGGAATTTAAAGATTACTATGCTGCATTGGAAGTAGACCCGTCCGCCGATCTGAAAACGATCAAAACGGCCTATCGCAGGCTGGCGCGTAAATATCACCCCGATGTCAGCTCGGAACAGAATGCGGAAAGCAAGTTCAAGGAAGTTGCCGAAGCCTATGAGGTGCTGAAAGACAGCGAGCGCCGCGCCGAATACGATGAGCTTAGGCTGCACCGCAACGATCCCCGCTTTTCCGAACCGCCGCCGAACTATGGCGGTCGCGAGCAGGCCTGGCAGGGTTCTTCGCCAGGCGGCACGCATGATTTTTCCGATTTCTTTGAAGCCATTTTTGGCGCTCGCGCCGGAGCGGGACAGCGAGCTTCCGCGCATGCTCCCCACCGCGGTCGCGGCCAGGATTTCGAAATGGAAGTGCCCCTGTTTTTAGAGGAGACGCTGGTCGAGCAAACGCGACCGATTTCCTATCGTTTGCCGGTTTATGACGAGCTGGGTCGCCAGACGAAAGAAATAACCAAAACGTTGAATGTGAAAATTCCGGCGGGCGTCGGAAATGGCGAACGTATCCGTTTGAAAGGACAGGGGAGCGCCGGCGTCGGCGGCGGGCCGAACGGTGATTTATTTCTGATTATCCGCATTGCTCCGCATCCGCTGTTTGATATTGACGGTCACGACCTGCATATCGTGGTGCCGCTGGCTCCCTGGGAAGCTGCATTGGGCGCCACTATCGAAGTGCCGACCCTGACGGGCAAGATTGCGCTGACGGTGCCGCCCGGCAGCCAGAGTGGCAAGCGGTTGCGGATTAAGGGTAAAGGGTTGGTCGGCAAGAAAGGGGAGGGCGATATGTACGCCACCCTGAAAGTGGTTATGCCCCCGAAACCGGATGAAAAGGCCAGCGCCCTGTGGAAACAGTTGGCCGAGCAGGCTGCGTTTAATCCTCGGGATGGATGGGAGTAA
- a CDS encoding TonB-dependent siderophore receptor, giving the protein MSVTTNYIKRPLAVLLAGILGSHAYAAEETQQEDVMVVQATAEEALKQQPGVSIITKEDIEKQPPVNDLSDLIRKMPGVNLTGNSATGQRGNNRQIDIRGMGPENTLILIDGKPVTSRNSVRYGWRGERDTRGDTNWVPVEMVERIEVLRGPAAARYGSGAAGGVVNIITKRPTNDWHGSLSLYTNQPEDSKEGDTRRANFSLSGPLIDDVLTMRLYGNINRTDADADDINNAQNGSYAAGREGVRNKDINTLLSWKINPQQILDFEYGYSRQGNIYAGDTQLSNGNISPNGLVESLYGQETNRMYRQTYGVTHNGIWDWGQSRLGLYYEKTNNTRLPEGTTGRVEGMINDGSEYKTSRLENYKANGELNIPFHLLAEQTATFGAEWNREELNDPASIQATSVVDEIGNPANIGGVSGDPSTRKSKNSAELSALYFEDNIEAAPGTNIIPGLRLDYHNKFGSNWSPSLNASQELGDYFKLKAGIARVFKAPNLYQSTEGYLLATRGNGCPIGLSRCYLIGNDDLKPEISVNKEIGLSFSNNGYDAGITYFRNDYKNKIVSGTEVIGNTYTSEGTGNVLQWENGGKAVVEGLEANLTVPVLRDTLNWRTNATYMIESKNKDTGNPLSVIPKYTVNTMLDWQVTEDLSANVAWTMYGRQKPRQNAETVSDVSNLSDKEIGAYSVVGFDVNYNVTKNVRLNAGVSNLLDKRVYRENEGASTYNEPGRAYHASVTYNF; this is encoded by the coding sequence ATGAGCGTAACAACTAATTACATTAAGCGACCATTGGCCGTACTATTGGCAGGTATTTTGGGCAGCCATGCCTACGCGGCGGAAGAGACGCAGCAGGAAGACGTCATGGTTGTGCAGGCAACGGCCGAGGAAGCGCTGAAGCAGCAGCCGGGTGTCTCCATTATCACCAAAGAAGATATCGAAAAACAGCCGCCGGTTAACGACCTGTCGGATCTTATCCGCAAAATGCCCGGCGTCAACCTGACCGGCAATAGCGCCACCGGCCAGCGCGGTAATAACCGCCAGATCGATATTCGCGGCATGGGGCCGGAAAATACCCTGATCCTGATCGACGGCAAGCCGGTCACTTCGCGCAATTCCGTACGCTATGGCTGGCGCGGCGAACGCGACACTCGCGGCGATACCAACTGGGTGCCGGTGGAAATGGTGGAGCGCATTGAAGTGCTGCGCGGCCCGGCCGCCGCGCGCTACGGTTCCGGCGCCGCCGGCGGCGTGGTGAATATCATTACCAAACGCCCCACCAACGACTGGCACGGCTCGCTTTCCCTGTACACCAACCAGCCGGAAGACTCGAAAGAAGGCGATACCCGGCGCGCCAACTTCAGCCTGAGCGGTCCGCTGATCGACGATGTGCTGACCATGCGCCTGTACGGCAATATCAATAGAACCGACGCCGACGCCGATGATATCAATAATGCGCAGAACGGTTCCTACGCCGCCGGACGCGAAGGGGTGCGCAACAAGGATATCAATACGCTGCTGTCATGGAAGATCAATCCTCAGCAAATCCTGGACTTTGAATATGGCTACAGCCGTCAGGGTAATATCTACGCCGGGGATACCCAGCTCAGTAACGGCAACATCTCTCCCAACGGCTTGGTGGAGTCACTGTACGGTCAGGAAACCAACCGTATGTATCGCCAGACCTACGGCGTTACCCATAACGGCATTTGGGATTGGGGCCAGTCGCGTCTGGGCCTCTACTATGAGAAGACCAATAATACGCGGCTACCGGAAGGAACGACGGGCCGAGTCGAGGGGATGATTAACGATGGTTCCGAATATAAGACCAGTCGGCTGGAAAACTATAAGGCCAACGGCGAATTAAATATTCCGTTCCATCTGCTGGCGGAACAGACCGCCACCTTTGGTGCCGAGTGGAATCGCGAAGAGCTGAACGATCCGGCATCGATACAGGCTACCAGCGTAGTGGATGAAATTGGTAATCCCGCGAATATAGGCGGCGTATCAGGGGATCCGAGTACGCGTAAATCCAAAAACAGCGCAGAACTGAGCGCGCTCTATTTCGAGGATAATATCGAGGCGGCTCCGGGCACCAATATCATTCCCGGCCTGCGCCTCGACTATCACAACAAATTCGGCAGCAACTGGAGTCCCAGCCTGAACGCATCCCAGGAACTGGGCGACTACTTCAAGCTGAAAGCGGGGATCGCTAGGGTATTCAAGGCGCCTAACCTGTATCAGTCCACGGAAGGATATTTGCTGGCGACGCGTGGTAACGGCTGCCCGATCGGCTTATCAAGATGTTATCTGATTGGCAATGACGATCTGAAGCCGGAAATCAGCGTCAACAAGGAAATCGGCCTGTCATTTAGCAACAATGGATATGATGCTGGTATCACCTATTTTCGCAACGATTATAAAAACAAGATCGTCTCCGGTACGGAGGTCATCGGTAATACATATACCTCTGAAGGTACTGGTAACGTCCTGCAATGGGAAAACGGCGGCAAGGCGGTGGTGGAAGGGCTGGAAGCCAATCTGACGGTGCCGGTGCTGCGTGATACGCTGAACTGGCGCACTAACGCCACCTATATGATCGAATCCAAAAATAAAGACACCGGCAACCCGCTGTCGGTGATCCCCAAATATACCGTTAACACCATGCTGGACTGGCAGGTAACCGAAGATCTTTCCGCCAACGTGGCCTGGACCATGTACGGCCGCCAGAAACCGCGCCAGAATGCGGAAACCGTCAGCGATGTCAGCAACCTGTCCGACAAAGAAATCGGCGCCTACTCCGTGGTGGGATTTGACGTGAACTATAACGTGACGAAAAACGTGCGGCTTAACGCGGGCGTCAGCAATCTGCTGGATAAACGTGTTTATCGTGAAAACGAGGGCGCATCGACCTACAACGAACCGGGCCGCGCCTACCACGCCAGCGTAACCTACAACTTCTGA